ACACGCAGTCCCACGCCTGAGATATGCAGGAGTCCGGCGGGCGATGCGGCGGCCGGTTGGTAGCGGATGCGCCTTGCCATTACAAGGCTCCCATCTGGTTCGAGGTTGGCTGGGACGGGGATGCTGCCGCGTCGTTGGTCACGATGCCCGGCGGCATCGTCTTGTCGGAGTCGGGCAGCTTGCCTGTTTCGTAGTACGGGTCGCTCTTCTTCCAGTCGGCCAGATCGAGCAGGTAGCTCCAGTACGCCTCGTCGTGCCAGGCGTAGCCCAAGCCTACTGTGACGTCGTAGCTGAGCACGTCGGCCACGGGCGAACTGTCATCGTCGTTATTGACAAATCGCAGGATCGCCGCATGGTTGGTGGGCGACACCGGTACCTTGCCGACTTCGTTCCTGCGGCGCTCCTCGACCTCTTCCCAAGTCTCGTAGCGTGCACGGGTGCGCAAGCCCTTTTCGTCGCGGTCGGTGACGGTTCGGCGCTCCTGGTATCTCACGTCGTCCTTGAAGTCCTCCTGCTGTTCTGTGGAGGCCTCTATCGGCGCGCCGGCGGGGTCATGGCCCGCTTGGCCGTCGTACCTCACGTAATCGGCGTCGAATTTATTCGGAAGCACCAGCGGTTTGGGCACTGCCGGCGCGTTGACGATCACGCTCTCCACATGGCCACGCAAACTCGGCTTGAGATCTCCCAGAACCGGCACGATGCCGAGTATTCTTTCCGTTGCGATCTTCCATGCATCGTTGGGCCTGCTGCCGTCCAGGTAGCGCCATTCTTCCCGGTCCTGCGCAGGTTCACCATCGCGGCCGGCCGGCACATGCACGATCTGTTTATGGAAGTAGGGCAGCGGCTTGCCGTCCGGCTTCGAGCCAACCGGCGGGTTGTGCTCGACATTCGTGCCGCGCGCGAACAGGCGTTGCTGCACGTTCTTGCCGACCTGCCCCATGTAATCCGGCGGAATGCCGCGCCAACCCATGCCGGAGACGGCCGACACGCCAATCACCCGGTCGCCAGGGTTGAAGTTGACCATCAGCTTGCCGCGCGTGTCGCTGCGCGCGAACGTTGCATCGCTCCACCAGAACTTGCCGTCTTGCCCGCGCGGGCCGTTCGGATCTTCGACCTTGCCGCCGATCTCGGCCTGCCACAGAGGTGCATCGGCGGGTTTATGGCAGTAAATCGCATCGTCGTAGGCGTGACGCGGTTTGTGCTTCACGGCGCATTCGGCCTTGGCCGCCGATGGCGCGGGGTAGCCTTCAGTGGCCCTGGCCACGATGGCCGCCGCATTGGCAAAGGTCGCAATGCGTGCCGGCTCGGACTGCACGCTGCGCCTGCCGTCAGCCGCGCTGATGAAGTCGGTGAAGGTCGTGTCGAACCGGTAAGGCGAACTGTTGAGGCTCACCGTGTCGGGC
This region of Variovorax sp. RKNM96 genomic DNA includes:
- a CDS encoding DUF3274 domain-containing protein; protein product: MSQDKDLSLLTPVKPDPGQYQWVRGKVTGTDNKQKDRTHTVGVPPLMPGVIIFVHGVNSDGEWYFDASKQFADGLNTRLGREDLEELEKDKKGDEDKVTAHRYLQKDESGKRIPSPVIPFWWGYKAPATERKLVKGTSQHGNTPAWTDEYGNPLRTDGAWGGGPFQNGGASLTSFWLPTGFRKDVLFGMINVNTINPVIGRTLCDCPPRLYYVHAARRLANLVKDIRKNLPNEPINIVSHSQGTIVALCALFFLDGVRGPDTVSLNSSPYRFDTTFTDFISAADGRRSVQSEPARIATFANAAAIVARATEGYPAPSAAKAECAVKHKPRHAYDDAIYCHKPADAPLWQAEIGGKVEDPNGPRGQDGKFWWSDATFARSDTRGKLMVNFNPGDRVIGVSAVSGMGWRGIPPDYMGQVGKNVQQRLFARGTNVEHNPPVGSKPDGKPLPYFHKQIVHVPAGRDGEPAQDREEWRYLDGSRPNDAWKIATERILGIVPVLGDLKPSLRGHVESVIVNAPAVPKPLVLPNKFDADYVRYDGQAGHDPAGAPIEASTEQQEDFKDDVRYQERRTVTDRDEKGLRTRARYETWEEVEERRRNEVGKVPVSPTNHAAILRFVNNDDDSSPVADVLSYDVTVGLGYAWHDEAYWSYLLDLADWKKSDPYYETGKLPDSDKTMPPGIVTNDAAASPSQPTSNQMGAL